Part of the Lucilia cuprina isolate Lc7/37 chromosome 5, ASM2204524v1, whole genome shotgun sequence genome is shown below.
TTTACAGTTATagtttttacatacattttttttataatttcaattgttaatttaatttcgattagggaAGCGAAGCTCCCTTTGTGTATGCTAGTTATAATAAATAAGCAAAAGACATATCAACAAGAAATTCTCTTGGATTCATCATGAAGacatttatggaaaattataacttaaacaacataaattattattttattaaaatttttaattaattaattttgttaaacgcgattttaaacaaaattaattgattAGCCAAAAAATATGCATAATACTAACTAATGTTTGATTAATTCatagaataatttattaataaaaaacaagtagtaaagtatagtcgggcatggccgaccatataataccctacaccatgagtatatttttaaattttttttactttttataaagaaacttttatgttgattattattccaaaatatttaagcaatttattgataaaaaaaactaaaatttctaaatgaggctttatataggtcaaatatgggccgatccttgggaaatttgggaaaattatatatttttaaataacagttagttttgttgagtttcattgcgatacaaatggttacaagtcaattttagacgtttaagacattttttgaaggggggtttgtatgggggctagggtcaaataagggccgatccttgcgaaaatctgcagcgtcatttatacttatgtaaaatctatttgtgccaatttttagagagataatagaatatttgacgtaattatggcataaaaagttcaaatcgggaggtacggttgtatgggggctaggtgaaataatggaccgatttcagccatttacaataggcttcgttcttgtgccaaaaaacatgcttggtccaaatttcatcaaattatcttgaaaattgtggcctgtaccttgcgcacgcggtttacatggacagccagccagccggacagacggacggacatgtcttaatcgactcaaaaaatgattctgaatcaatcggtgggtattggaccaatatttttgtatgttacaaacatcagcacaaacgtataataccctccccactatagtggtgtagggtataaaaacaataattagcagaagtttttatgtttttcgtaCACACAACAAAAGAATAATAACTAATGCACGGTCGTTAAACGATTTAAATCCAATTAATAACGTAAATAACAAACCcgttatttgaatttaaactaaatgcaaattttatccAGTTGTTGATGAAATAACAAGTAAATTGtaagtaaaattgaaaatttcttttggcTCGTGATTCTTTAAAAATCGGCCTAAATTGGACaagcaaaatttataatatttattacagttttttttaattaaaataatctttattaAGTACCAAATTTAAACACagtttaaaattcaacataattaaATTCGATTAACCGATACAGCACTACCACGACTGTTGGCACTATTGCCACCGGGAgcatttgcaaaattattggTTGAAGCAAAGTTCACCGACTGACCATTGggcaaattaaatgttaaagcaTGCGAAGCACCGGCTGAATTTTGAACACCAAATTTATTTCCATTCGTAGCCTGAGTAAGAGTACCGGCAGCCGATGCACCAAAACCACCTAAAGGTCCTTGAGAGTTAAAAGCCTGTGACTGAGCATTGGCAGCAGAGTTGCCGAAACCAAAGAGATTGTTATAGTTCTGCTGAGCAGCAGCATTAGCAGCAGCTTGAGATTGACTGTATTCATTAAATTGACGTTTAACGCGTTTATGTTCAATCAAAGATTTAAGattgaaattatcaaaaatgGATCTACGTACACGACGCAATTGAGGGCGTTGTTGTTTGGGCTTAATGTACAATGAAGATTCGACTACAACTTCATCTACGGCTACGCCATTGGATGCTGTAATTATAAGAAGCATtggtaagacctggttcacactaggaaacttttgttgtgaaacttttgattttgtgtgttggagaaagagatggttgttatttctttctcttttactcacacacaaaaatcaaaagttttccaaaaaaagtttcctagtgtgaaccataTCTAATAGAGATCGCAAAGATTGAGAAACATTTAAAGCTTAATTAAACTTACgcaattgtgtattttgttgaGTATTTTCTTGTTGGATAACATTTAAATCGGCTACACTTAAATTAACTGCTATGAATATTGATAGGgcaattaataatttcatttttaattgatgaaataatatatttacaaataacaaaaattgatCTTCACTTAACGAACCTCCAAGACACACTAAACTAATAAAccgaaaacaaaagaaaacgacaaaaaaataataataagcatCGAGAAAAAAAGTATCTTATGGATACACTCTCACTTTTTCACATAATAGTCTGTTAGCCAGCCACCTAATAGCGACAGCCACTTGCTGTCATACATACTAATCAAGAAACATAttgaactaactaacgaacCCGACAGACAGCTTCTAAAATCAATCCATTAAAGTTTCTTGAACTTGAAAGTACAATAAAACTAcagtttatttttcaatattactctgaaaatagtttatttttggtTCTGCAGAGAACTATCGATTGTTTAATATTCTTTCTTTTGATTTCAGCCCACAAcgcatgtatgcatgtatttaCAGCCGCTCTCAATAAAACTCGTTTAGTTAAGGAGATCTGTTATGGGTAACGGTTTTAGAACTAGTTATTAGTATggttaacacaaaatttttttatgttcaaagcattattttaaattatgtattataATAATACTGATAAGTTTTCCATTCGAAATTCTGTCTAGCCATCAGTACCACGGATCCACATTACACTTTATCAGCATTGGGTAATTCGAAACATGATTAGAACCAATGGTTAAAAAGAAATTAGTGTTGAAAATAAGTATTGGTCCACATAAAGAAGTATGAAAGGCAATAAGTTCTTACGGCCCGATTTCTGTTGGACAACACTCCTATCGCACTCCCATTAGCGATATTAAAAACTCTGCTGTTAGAAAGTTTATGCATAAAGTTCTAGAGTTCATGTGAACAGACTAATAGTTCCTGTCATAAGCTCATCTAAATGAAGTAAAAAGATACGTGAATAGAATCCTCTGGATTCTGGATCTCGTTGTCGTACCATGTGTTTCGAAGAGAACAAATCACTGTTAAGATATTAAAAACTCTGCAGTAAGAAAGTTATTGCAAAATGTTCTTGAGACTGTCTTGCCTGTGAACAAGACTAATGGTTCCCGCCATAAGCTCATCTCAATTAAGTGAAAAGTAAAAAGACTCGTGTACAGAATTCTCTGCATTGGAATATATAGTTCTTACGAATGTCGTTTGCTTTACGTATACAAATCCAATGACGGTCTTATTTCACGATGgtatttttcatccactggaAGATATAGTTCTTACGAATGTCGATTGTTTTACGTAAACACCTGCcatgacggccttatttcaagCTGGTCTTTTTTATTCACTGGGTATACTTGAAAACGGTCTAACACGcacccctgaatccttcaatgcgGCCTTTTTTAcgatggtctttttcatcctGTGAGCTGTCTACCACGCAACCCTGAATCCTTCTGTGAAGAACTCAGGCTTTGCCGGACCACTTTgatgaagtactcgagctatttaATTTCTTGTCATAGCCTGTTGCGGAATGAGAGGCAACATGTGCTCAAACCCAATACACACCCCGACAAGAAAAGAACAATCACTagtctaaagaaaataaagccattaaagattgcattattcaa
Proteins encoded:
- the LOC111687656 gene encoding uncharacterized protein LOC111687656, producing MYDSKWLSLLGGWLTDYYVKNLVCLGGSLSEDQFLLFVNILFHQLKMKLLIALSIFIAVNLSVADLNVIQQENTQQNTQLPSNGVAVDEVVVESSLYIKPKQQRPQLRRVRRSIFDNFNLKSLIEHKRVKRQFNEYSQSQAAANAAAQQNYNNLFGFGNSAANAQSQAFNSQGPLGGFGASAAGTLTQATNGNKFGVQNSAGASHALTFNLPNGQSVNFASTNNFANAPGGNSANSRGSAVSVNRI